Genomic window (Paenibacillus sp. 37):
TGGTCTGTCGGTCCACATTTTCCCCGAACCCCAGTTCCATCATACTTTTGTTTCGTGGTCCGTGTCCTATGGCTCAATCCATGATGCAGCCCTGCCTGGCAGAGCGCATTTCCTTGAGCATATGATGTTCTACAATCCGGATCAACGACCCGTCAAGCCGCTATTTCATACTCTGGGAGCTTCGACATCTGCATTGACACGTTACGATGTAACAACTTATCAAATGGCCTGCACAGGCGATTTGAAACGAAGTCTGGAGTTGTTCACCGGCATGCTAGCTACTCCATATTTCACCCCGATGCATCTGGAACAGGAACGGTCCGCCATTCATCAGGAGCTGTCCATGTATGCAGACCAGCCCTCCTGGAGAGCTTTGCAGCAGTTGACTCAGATGATGTATGGCAGCAATCACCCCATCACAATGGATGTTGCAGGTACACCGGATAGTCTGTATCAAATGACAACGGATGAGCTGAATCATGCTTACAATACTCGCTATGACACAGGAAGAATGGCAGTAGCGGTAGCGGGTCCGGTTGAAGCGGAGTTCATTGTGGACATGCTGGAACAATTCCCTGCAAAAGAATCACTGAATGATGCCTACCTGCCAGAAGTTACACTCGACTATTTGGGCGAGGACTCCAATAAACAATATCGGGAGATTGAATGCGGATTGTCCTTGCCGCTTGTAAGGTATGGGTTCCGTGCAGAAGATGGGATGCAATTGAAAGAGCAAATCGCTTGCATGATCGGCATTGAAGCTTTACTGGGTGAAACTTCCGATTTCTACGCGGAATGTATGGAGTTGGGTCTGCTTCATAAGGGTGCAGAATGGGACCACTATTATCGTAAGGAATTTGCCTTTTCGAACGCTTGTGGGTATTCAGCAGATCCCGTTTCTTTATATAACCGGGTTGAGGAGATGTGTGAGCATATTCAGAACGGAACGCTGTCCCTATCCAACTTCAACTATGCACGGATGAAGTGGTTAAGCAAGTATTATGCAGACATGGATTCGTTAAAACAGCGATGCATGCACGTCTCCGAATATGAGGTGATTGGACTGGATTATATGCAGCTTGGCACGTATGCACTTGAATTAACAGTAGAAGAGGTTAGGAGTGGTCTTAGAACTATTGCAACGTCTGCTCGTCTGCGGATGGTTGTTATACGTTAGCATGTACGTAACCCCGTTTAGGGAGGAGGGCCTTATGGATTCCAGAACCGGAACAATCAGCAGCCTTCTGGCAATGAGGGAACAAGGGAATGATACGTTCACGCCATTTTCAGGAGAACCGGAGGTCCACATTTGGACACAGACTTTACCCATAAGGGAGGATCAACTGCAGACAGCGACTACCATGGAATCCGATGCAATGACTATAGACGAACATGAACGTATGGCTAGAATCAGTACAACCTCACGTCTACAGGCTCATTGCTGGATGATTTCAAGGGTTTTCTTGCGAAGAGTGCTGGCACAGTACATGCAGCTTCAGGCAAGGGATATTCGATTTGAATACGGCACTTCCGGAAAGCCTTATCTCGTGGGAGGTCCGCAATTCAGCCTTTCGCATACGAATGGGCTGTGTGTACTGGCGATTGCATCCAGTAACAACGCAATTGGCATAGATGTCGAATGGGTACGCCCACTGATAAGAGAGCAGGCCATCATCCAACGTTTCCTGACGGAAGAGGAACGGGATTATGTGCTGGAAGCCATGTGTTCCGGGGAAGGTTCTTCTTTTTTGCTGTGGAACATTCTTACAGGCAAGGAGGCCTGGATCAAGGCTTCCGGTCAATCTTTATGTGGGCAGTGGAGGAATCTGAATACGGCACAAGCTATATATCATCATGAACATTTGCTGAAATGGGCCGGACAGAAGTATGTGTTGCAGTCTCTGAAAATGGGCAAAGGCTACTCCGCGTCATTATGCGTGACAGGGAGCCAAATACCACTCATTCACTGGATGAATATGGATAAAAATATGCAAAGCGATGAGGGGATCTGTAATTAAATCTTACATATCTATTGTCTAAACATTGGCATTACCTATAATATGGACAAATGGTACCTTAATTTACCAATGTTAAATTCATTGGTTCAATTCCAAGGAGGTTTGTCATGATTCAGTTCCCTAAACCGGATGTCGAGCAATATTTTCAGACGTACCGCATTTCGCATTTTGCCGTATCGGCAGACGAGAAACGTTTGTTCATGGACAGTAACCTGAACGGTCAGCCGAATATTTGGGCGATGGATTTGCCTGGAGGATACCCGTATCCTTTAACATACTTGAATCAGAGCAGTCAATTTATCAAGGCAGACCCGCAAGGACGTCATCTGCTTACCGCGTTTGATCGGGATGGAGATGAGAACTATCATCTGTATGCACTCCCACCCGAGGGTGGTGTTCCACTGCCTGTGGTTCCGGCGGAACCAAATGATCGCTGTTATTTCGCTGAGTTGTCCGAGGATGGACAGCGTCTCTATTATGTCACCAGCGCGGGTAATCCGAATTATCTGAATTCACGCCGCATCGATCTGGAGACAGGTGAAGATGAACTGTTATACAGTGGAGAAGAGGTTACGAGCAGCCTGGTTGCCGTAAGTCCTGACGAGAAGAGTTATGTCATTCTCAAAATGTACTCGAATACGTATCAGACGGCGCATCTGTATCGTAACGATGAAGAAATGGTAATTCTGCCTGCCTCAGAACGTCATAGTCAGGTATCCGATTTGATTTTTGCAGATGATAATCGCCTTCTGTTCATTACCAATGACGACTCGGCATATTCCTATGTGGCTGAATATCGCATCGATACCCGTGAATTCCGTCTAGTGTGCCAAATCGAAGGGGAAGACGTAGAGTTTATCCGCTGGCATAAGGCTTCCCAGACCTTATATTTCTGGACACTTACAGGACCGGAAAATCGTATGTACGTATTGGGCAAAAATGCCGCCGAGCCTCGGAGCGTAGAGATGCCGCTGGATACGATAGAGCAGGTCAACGTTACCAAGGCTGGTAATGTGTATATCCTCGGACGTGGAGCGATCCAACCGCATAACATATATCGCCAAATGGCAGATGCAGAGTCCTGGGAGCCGCTGACCGCCAATCGGGTAACGGGACTTGACCTAAGTGATCTCGTGTATCCTGATGTTATTCGGTATAACTCCTACGACGGACTGGAGATCGAAGCGCTCTTGTTCAAAGCAAAGCCGGAGCAGGCCAATGGTTATACGGTTTTCTGGCCACATGGAGGGCCGCAAGCCTCGGAAGCGAAGTTCTTCCGGCCGATGTTCCAGATGAAGCTCGCTCAGGGCTATCATATCTTTGCACCGAATTTCCGGGGCAGTACCGGATATGGTGCGGAATTCGTTAAATTGGTTGAGAGAGATTGGGGCGAAGGGCCAAGGCTGGACTGTGTTGCCGGGATCAACTGGCTGTTTGATCAGGGTATTACCTCGCCAGAGCGGTTGTTTGTGGTAGGTGGAAGCTATGGGGGATATATGACCCTGTTATTGGCAGGGCGCCATCCGGAGCTGTTCCGGGCTGCGGTCGATATTTTTGGGCCGAGCAATCTGTTCACGTTCCTGGAATCCGTACCGGAAGACTGGAAGCCAATGATGGATAACTGGCTGGGTGATCCGGTCCGTGACCGTGAACGTTTAACGAAGGATTCACCGATTACGTATCTCGATCAGATGGTTAACCCGATGCTGGTCATTCAGGGTGCCAATGATCCAAGGGTCGTGAAGGCCGAATCCGATCAGATCGTGGCTGCGCTCCAGTCGAAGGGAATTGATGTGGAATACATCGTTCTGGATGATGAGGGGCATGGTTTCTCCAGAAAGACTAACGAGATTCTCGTATATCGCAGGATGCTGGAGTTTTTGCAGAAACATCAGGAGTCACCCGTCGCACAAGCCTAAGTTGAGAGATTCCATGTTTGATTGAAAAATAGTGAGATATAAAAACCGCCAGAGATCATTCTTGATCTTTGGCGGTTCTATCCGTGCGTCCAGATGTTGGTCGACATATATGGAGTGATACATACGTTAGTTTGGAAGGCCCCTATCCTTGAGCGACCTGTCCAAATCTACTAATCTAGCAATGCGACAATCGAATTAATGGACTGCTGCGCCCACTGTGCAAAAGGCAGGTCGGCTGCCCACGTCACTTGTCCTGTCGCTTTGGCTTCCCCCCACCACAAGATACGTTGATAGAGCAGATGCATGCTGAGACGTGTGCGGAAGTGTTGGCATTTCTCCACATCTGCTGCACAGACCAGATCCCGGTAGCAGCGAAGGAACTGTGCGGCCAGTTCTGGTTGCCCCTCACGAACATACCTGGTGGATATTTTGGTTAGGTCGGCTGTTCCGTCTCCGAAATAGGCCGTTGTAAAATCGAACAAACCACTAATCTGCCACCCTGAAGAAAGGTCATTGGAATTTTGAATCAGAATATTCTCGACCTTGAAGTCTCCCATGACAAAACACGGAACAGCTCTGGACCGAAATGCCGGTTCAGCATTCTTGAATTGATCGTCCACCCACCGAACATCTTCATCCGTAATTACGGAGTATTGTTCAGCATCATGTAACCAGTGGCGAATGGTTCCGTACAACCAGTCCAGATAATCGCCTGCAAAGGAAACAATCTGCTGCGCTACAGGATCATATTCCCCGGCGTCAGGCACCTTCCAGCGGTGCAGCTCAGCCAAAGTATGGGCAAGCATACAGGCGATCTCTTCCTGATCCTGCTGTGACAGTGAAGCCTGGAATACCGGATCATACAGGTGATTCCCGGGCAGGCGCGGCATGATGGCATAACTCCAGCCCAGAAGTTCGGTATCTTCCTGTAATAAATAGGGGTCAGGGACAGGAATGGACGTATGTTTCGCCAGTTGTTCTACAAAGAACTTTTCTTCCTGTAACTGTCCTGCATATAAAGGATTGCCTTTCAGAATATACTCTCCAAGGGAAGTTCGAATGAGCAAGGTCTGCCCCATAACCCCTTTATCCGTTCGTTGATAGTCTTCAAGGCTTCCCAGTTCAAGTTCATTCAGCGCGTCCTGCAATGAAATGGCAGCCACTTCGCCAAGTTGATTGGAACCAAAATAGATACGGGTTGTCATATGGCCGGATCCTCCTGAAGTTTAGTCCTCATTCTCTTCGTCAGACAGGTCATACCAATCCTCATCGACCAATCCACGGATGAAAGCTTCAAAATTCGGCGCAAGATATGTAATCTCATAATCATTTTCCTGATCCACATGAACGACACAGGGTTCGCCTTCAGGACCACAGAAACGATAATCCAGCATAACGACATCATGGCCAGCGGATGGACAATCACAGATCACAATCCCCAGGTCAGGGTATCCCCAATCTTCGATCATGAACCGACTCCCAAACTCTCCTCCAAGGGAATACATCTTGTCCCGGCCGATCCCCAAAATACTTGAAATCTCAATATGGTCCACAGCCCAGGAGGTTGCTTCTTCGGTTGGGAACACCGTTCGTGCAGGGATTCCACCATTTTGGGTATGCATAAGCTGAATATAGGAGGCAGGGAGCTTGTAACCAAATTCGTGTTCAAGAGATACAATCATGTCTTCGTCAAAGGGGGCCGACACATGGTTATCCCGTGCATAATCACTCTGCTTCCAGAATGTCACTGGGTCGTACGTTCCTGAAGCAGCACGAAGATGGTTCAACGTGCCACGCTGCTCCCATGCTGTCACTTGTTCTTCATGGCGTTGTCGATCCCGTCGCATCTTCTTGGTAAAAGGTCGAATCTGACTTAGAAATTCAAGGGTTGATTCATCATGAGGCTGAAGTTCGTTAGCTCTCTCAAACGCCAATAGTGCTTGTTCATAGTCGGCGATATAACAGTACGCGTACCCTAAGCGATAATGCCACAGCGGGTCGTTTACCCCTTGCTCCTCGACAGACAACAGTTGTTGAATGGCTTCGCGGTAACGTGCGTCATTGTTATAGGCTCTGGCGAGTTGACCAATCAGATCATAATCCCGTTCTAAGACGGGGATACGCTCGATACGTTCAATAATGAGACTGAATTGGTCCTGCTCATGCCACAAGTTGATTTGTTCCAGCAGTTCTCTTTCCATGAATAGGCCTCATTTCGTTGGGAGGGATGTGAGTCTCTTCCAACTATTTTACAAGGTTCAGAGATAAAAAAACACTCCCGCTTGTAGACAACCACGATGGCTTTCTACGAACAAGGAGTGCTCTAATGTGATCATTATGCATGATTGAAGAATGCAATTAACTGGGTTTACAAATCGTCAAATCCGTTATCGTCCCCAACTTTACCGTAGTTACGGGATTTGGCTTCGAAGAAGTCTGTTTTGGTTGCATTCAGTGCTTCATCGGAGAATGGTTTGATCCAAGGCATGCAGTTTACATCCACACCTTCATATGCTTTTTCCATACCCATCAGACGCAGACGTTTGTTGGCGATGTACTTGATGTAATCTTCCAGCTCGTTCAGGTCAATGCCGCGTACGTTGCTGAGCGTGTAATGTGCCCAGTTGGTTTCGAGCTCAACCGCACGATTAATAGTTGTGTATACATACTCCATGTTCTCAGGTGTGTTCAGTTCAGGGAAGTCTACCAGCAACTGTTTGTACACTTCGGCGAAGAAGTAACAGTGTTGGTTTTCATCCCGTTGGATATACGAGATCATCTGGCTGGTTGCCATCATTTTCTGGTCACGGGCCAGGTTGTAGAAGAAGGCAAACGTACTATAGAAGAAGATTCCTTCAAGTACCAGATCGGCTACCATAGCCTGGAAAAACGTCTGTGGAGACGGCTCGTCCCGGAAGTTCTGATAGATATCAGCGATGAAACGGTTACGGTCAAGCAGTACCGGATCATGTTTCCAGTATTCGAAAATTTCCTTTTGCTCCCGATCCGATACGATGGAAGAGAGTACGTAAGAGTACGATTGGTTATGAACAACTTCCTGTTGTCCGATAATGGCCGAGATCGCTTCGAGTGAAGAATCGGTAAAGTAACGTTTTACGTCACCCACAAACATCGTCTGCATGGAATCAAGTACCGCGAGCAGAGAGATGTTGATTTTAAACGTACGTTGCTCTTCCTCGTCTAATTGGGCAAACTGGGAAGCATCTTTGGACATGGGAATCTCGTCTGCGATCCAGTGGTTAAGTAGCAGTACTTTGTACAATTTGTACATATGTGGCATGCGAATGTCGTTCCAGTTCAGGATACCGGAGCATTCACCTTCAATAATACGGGTTGATTGGTTAGGGGCTTCGGTATTGAAAATTTTCTGTACTTGCATTGTTCCGTTCACTCCTTGAATGAATTTACACTGTATAACTACGATGACAGAACAACCTTCCGATCACTGTTATCCCCTGATTTTTTTGATCCTCTTTCAAGGGGGAAAATCCGGTGATAAAGGCGATGTGTATGCTTCCGAAGTAGCTTTCTTACAGAAAGCTTTTAGCTTCGCTTCTTCAGCTTTGTTCTGTCCTCTTCGTTATCGTGTAATCATTAATTCTTTTATATATATTAGGATTGTATAATGTGGCATCTATATCAACATCTTGCGATGCTGTGATCGTGTTTTAGGCAAAAAAGAACCAGGGCAACGCCATTTTGCAATCAAAACAGGATGCCCTGGTGGTCACCTTGAATCTAATAAATCTTCTCTGTCATACATAAAACGTAACTTGCGCAAAAATCAAGATTCTTCAATCGTTAATGCCCGGCTACGAACATAATAAGTTGATTTCATGCCGGCTCTCCAGGCGTGCAGATGCAATTCTAGGAATTCTGTTGCTTTAATATCTGGTCGAACGTAGAAGTTGAAACTTTGTCCCTGATCGACGTGGCGCTGACGGGCAGCCGCCATATTAATGGAAGCATGTTGATCCACCTGGAACGCCGTTTGGTAATAAGGGCTTGTTTTTTCGGACAGATCCGGAGCCGGGTTGGCAATTTTGTAAGTTGTTTTCTCTTCATAAGATAACAGCTCATAGAGCGGATCAATACTAGCCGTTGAGCCGGCAATGATGGACGTGGAACCATTAGGTGCAATGGCGAACAACCAGGCATTACGTACACCGTTTTGTCGTACTTCGGCTTGCAGTTCTTTCCACTGTTCGGTTGTCACGAACTCGCCTGCGCGCTCACCTGATGTGTACTCGCGTTGGTCGAAGTAGTGACCACTTTCCCAATCGGAACCTTTGAATTTCGGATAATGTCCTTTTTCTTTGGACAGCTCCATACTGGATTTCACGAGCAGGTAGTTAATTTTTTCATACAGATTATCGTTATATGCTACCGCTTCGTCAGACTCCCAATGAATGCCTTCGAGAGCAAGCAGGTGGTGAAGTCCAAACGTTCCCAGACCGACTGCGCGATATTGGCTGTTGGTATATTGGGCTTGCAACACTTCAATGTTGTTAATGTCGATAACGTTGTCCAGCATGCGCACCTGAATTGGAACGAGACGCTCCAATACATTATGAGGTATAGCACGTGCCAGATGGATGGAGTTCAGGTTGCAGACAACAAAGTCGCCAGGCACTTTGGAAATCACAATGCGAGTTTGTCCATCCTTGGTTACGAGTTCTTCCTTTTCAATCACAGTGGCAGACTGGTTCTGCATAATTTCGGTACACAGGTTGGAGGAGTATACCATACCGTGTGCACGGTTAGGATTTGAGCGGTTAACCGTATCCCGGTAGAACATGTATGGCGTACCTGTCTCCAGTTGGGATTTAAGTACACGCTTCATGATGTCAATCGCCTGTACTGTAATCCGGGACAGCAGTGGGTGATTCACTGCTTCTTCGTATTTATCACGGAACGCACCTTCGCCAAAGGACTCATCATAGAAATCTTCCAGTCCGAGTGCACGACCATTCTCGTCCTTCCAGCCCATCACTTTCTTTGTTTCGTGAGGACAGAACAGGCTCCACTCGCCGCGAGTGGATACCCGCTCCATGAACAAGTCAGGCAGACAGATGCCGTGGAATACGTCATGCGCACGCATACGCTCGTCACCGTTGTTCAGCTTCAGATCGAGGAAGGCCAGAATGTCTTTGTGGAAAACGTCCAGGTAGACGGCAATGGCACCTTTACGCGTACCGAGCTGATCTACGCTGACTGCTGTATTGTTTAGTTGGCGAATCCAAGGGATTACACCGGAACTTGTATTTTGGTGACCACGGATATCCGAACCACGAGCTCTGACTTTGCCGAGGTAAACGCCGATGCCGCCACCCATTTTGCTCAGACGAGCTACATCCGTGTTGGAATCGAAGATACCTTCGAGTGAGTCGTCCACCGTATCAATGAAGCAGCTTGAAAGTTGACCGGCTACTTTTTTACCTGCATTGGACATCGTAGGAGTAGCTGCAGTCATGTACATGTTGCTCATTGCCCAATATGCTTCCTTTACGAGATCCATACGTTTCTCGGCAGGCTCTTGGTGCATTAGGAACATGGCGATAACCATATAACGCTCTTGCGGCAATTCCATTACTTTTCCCTCAAAATCGTGAGCGAGGTAACGTTCTGCCAGTGTGAGCAAGCCGATGTAATCGAAGAGCAGATCGTTGCGGTAGTCAATGCACTCAGCAAGTTCGTCGATCTGTTCTTTGGTGTAACATTCCAGCAATTCTTCGCGGTAGATACCTTTCTTCACGAGATCTACAAGAAGAGGATGGAATGCGCCATAAGGCTCGTCCGGGTAAGACTTGTATCTGCGGTTGGTAGCCGCTTTTTTGTACAAGGAAGTGAGCAGGGCGCGTGCTGCTGAAAATTTCCAGTCGGGCTCTTCCTTTGTTACCAGTTCCAGTGCACTCATGATAAAAGCGTTGCTGATTTCGTCCCCGGTAACTTCGTCACGACGGAGTTTGCTGTTTACCCCACGTACGAGACGTTCCTTGTCCAGTGTCTCCAGTCCTTCCAGATTACGGTCGGCATATACCGAGATACGCATCTCATCAAAGGCAAGCTGGCGGTTGTTCGGCTTGGTCACAACTTGTGGCATGAATATTCCTCGCTTTCGCATGTTAAAGAGATAAATTGGAGAAATTCTTTATATAAAGAATTGAGTGTTGTCTTACGGTGAGAAAAAGGTAAAGGTTGCTTTTGGCAGACTGCAACGGCGGTGACAAGTTCATGTCTTAAATCGCTCAACTTGAGGAGCACAAAACAGCACAATGCAGAACATGCTCATATAAAAAGCATTCTCCCGCCTCGCGGCTGAAAATGCCCATGGATGCTCTGGCTTTCTTACTGTCTTAGAAGTTCTGGATATAGACAGAAAAAGGTGCTTATGTAAGCTTTGGTCTATTGCAGATGTGCCTGTAGTTTGAGGATACCGGATGCAGTCCAAACAGCCCCGTTAACCTCCATGTCAACTCTGTTTCGAGAAAGCGATTTACACCTACAGGGACGTGCCTTTGGAGGTGATTTCATCCTGTTTTTCGCGAGAATGCAGAAGGTGACTAATAGAAGCGGAGAAATCTAGTGTTACTACATTTTGTAGCTGTCAACATACTGTAACCCAACATATTGTGTTTGTAAAGTGGGCCGATACAGTAAAACGTAATTCCGAGTATACCATTTAAGCCAGGAATCCGCAAAGGAAAAGGACTGGAAGATTTGAAGATTTATCAAAAAAAATTTTTGAACAATTTGAATGACGTCATCACGTCAGTTTGAATTGTAACGCATTCAACTGGTAGAATAAAAATAGTCAAAAATCGACTAAAATTAGCGGCAGCGGTTGTTCACGGGGCCCAGAGGAGGCGGAGTAAAATGGCAATAGCAGAAGTGACTGTAATTCCAATCGGAACGGGTACAACCAGTCTAAGCAGTTATGTGGCGGACATGCAAAAGGTATTGGAACATCAACGGGGCATTACATATCAGTTAACTTCCATGAGCACCATTATTGAGGGACCGCTTAACGAGATCTTTACAGCAATTGCGGCTCTGCATGAAGCACCGTTTTTGTCAGGAGCTCAGCGTGTTTCTACATCCGTCAAAATTGACGACCGTCGTGATAAACCGGATGCCTCAAGTATACAGAAGTTACAATCGGTTCAGGATAAACTGACGTCACTTCAGGCAAGGCCTAATTAATGGTTTAGTATAAACATCCGTATATACGGTTATTTGGTATGTTATAAATCATCATTAATTAAAGGTTAGATTGTGTCTGTCTGTGTAGTTAACGTGAATTTCTGACATTTATAAACAGAAAGACTAAAAGACCAGCTTAACGTTCATTAAGCTGGTCTTTTTGTATACTCATTTAACATTTTAATTAATCTGCAACTACCAATGAGGCTCCAATCAACGTGGCGTTGGTGTAACCACCGCCAACATTTTCAAAAGAGAAGTTGGTAATTGGAGCACCGATCACCGTGGCATAATCACCGTCAAGCAAATCTCCGGTCGTTGCAGGATATAACGCTATAATATCATTTCCGTTCTCATCCATGACATGAACGACAGAGAAAGTTGCTCCGAGAGAGCTATCTTCTTCAACGGAAATGACTTCCCCGTTAACTTGTACGAAAGTATTGTAATAGTTGGCTACATTTTTATTCAGATGACGGGTCGTTACGTTGGAGTCAACGAGCCCCCGTACCTTTTTGCTTAGTTCTGCCGTAATGGCCGGGAATACATCGTTATGTTTACCAAAGAAATCATAAGATGCCTGCTCCATAAAGGCTGTGTCTTCTGTAATGTACGGAGTTAACTCATTAAAGAAATCCGCAGCTGATGCCGTAACAGATGAATTTCCAGTCGTTGCAGTTGGTGCTGTTTGCTCCAGAGAAGCAGTAATGCATAGGGAATCAAGGATATCTTTGATCTCATCCTGATTATAAGTATCCTTGGCGTAGGTTAACGTCATGGTATAGAGTTCTGTATTGGTCGGAATCAGATACTGCACAAGGATAACATCTGTACCCGAGGAATGCTTATAGGCTCCTTCCAAGACACCAGCGCTATATTCTTTATAAGGCTTGTTTGTGTAGCTGGTTTTTTTATAATCGGAAATGCCGATGCTTGAACCGCTTTGTGTGTAATAATCCACTATATTATTGGCGTATTCTTCAGGATTAATTGAACCGGTTGAGCTGGCCTCAATCGCCAGATTCATATTATCTGCAAATGTGACTGATGAAGATTGGTCTGAAAAGGCAGCTTTAATGGATGGAGCATTCATTTGACTTGTATCTACGTTTTTCCAGGATTCAGGATATGCAAAGGAAAATCCTTCTCCACTATATGTAGTGTATTTCGTAGCTTTTGCTTCTGTTGAGACAGTTTCAGTTGCCTTGGATGCTTCGGTCGTTTGGCTATTGGTTGTTGTGTTTGTTTCTGAATTACCACAAGCACTAAGCAGTGTGGCTAATGCCAAAATCGTAATAAGTTTCTTCATTATGTCTAATTTCTCCTCATGTGCTTCCCATCGGTTGGGATTTTTTCTAAGGTCATCATTTCGTTTGGGATAATCTAGTTTAGGTGGTGAGCATAGAAACTCCTTTCTACTTTATTAG
Coding sequences:
- a CDS encoding MTH1187 family thiamine-binding protein — protein: MAIAEVTVIPIGTGTTSLSSYVADMQKVLEHQRGITYQLTSMSTIIEGPLNEIFTAIAALHEAPFLSGAQRVSTSVKIDDRRDKPDASSIQKLQSVQDKLTSLQARPN
- a CDS encoding PsbP-related protein → MKKLITILALATLLSACGNSETNTTTNSQTTEASKATETVSTEAKATKYTTYSGEGFSFAYPESWKNVDTSQMNAPSIKAAFSDQSSSVTFADNMNLAIEASSTGSINPEEYANNIVDYYTQSGSSIGISDYKKTSYTNKPYKEYSAGVLEGAYKHSSGTDVILVQYLIPTNTELYTMTLTYAKDTYNQDEIKDILDSLCITASLEQTAPTATTGNSSVTASAADFFNELTPYITEDTAFMEQASYDFFGKHNDVFPAITAELSKKVRGLVDSNVTTRHLNKNVANYYNTFVQVNGEVISVEEDSSLGATFSVVHVMDENGNDIIALYPATTGDLLDGDYATVIGAPITNFSFENVGGGYTNATLIGASLVVAD